The following are from one region of the Paenibacillus bovis genome:
- a CDS encoding LysR family transcriptional regulator, which produces MELLQLKYFQTAAYTEHISKAAAQLNIAQPSLSLTIKRLENELGTSLFIRKGRNIQLSASGKILLKHVDRIFMELENAQKEIQSEEQLITNTIRISISNPRFLSRLITEYINRYPDAQVQQGIKMKSDIISCLKKGEIDLGIAGHPTEDEEIESCLLVDEDIVLVLPVNHRLAGQSELSLAEVAHEPFISLADNEEYSEFIKNLCEQAGFVPNSIFEVDSYLLSEIIKVNQGVTLLPISVCRQLQLDYVQIADLSPSYSVSLFWVRDKWLSDAASSFRDFIIQYYRDNHDMFKLP; this is translated from the coding sequence ATGGAACTGCTGCAGTTAAAATATTTCCAGACCGCTGCGTATACGGAGCATATTTCCAAAGCGGCTGCGCAGCTGAATATTGCCCAGCCTTCCCTGAGCCTAACGATCAAACGATTGGAAAATGAGTTGGGAACCAGCCTGTTCATACGCAAAGGAAGAAATATTCAGCTGAGTGCTTCCGGCAAAATTCTGCTCAAGCATGTAGACCGGATTTTTATGGAACTGGAAAATGCACAAAAGGAAATACAATCCGAGGAGCAGCTGATTACCAATACGATCCGGATCTCTATTTCCAATCCGCGCTTTCTCTCCAGACTGATCACCGAATATATCAATCGCTATCCGGATGCCCAGGTGCAGCAGGGGATCAAAATGAAAAGCGATATCATCTCCTGTCTCAAAAAAGGAGAAATTGATCTAGGGATTGCAGGTCATCCGACCGAAGACGAGGAAATCGAGAGCTGCCTGCTGGTCGATGAGGATATTGTGCTGGTTCTGCCTGTGAATCACCGACTGGCCGGACAATCGGAACTTTCACTGGCTGAAGTCGCACATGAGCCTTTTATCTCGCTTGCCGACAACGAGGAATACAGTGAATTTATCAAAAATCTGTGTGAACAGGCGGGCTTTGTCCCAAACAGCATTTTCGAAGTAGATTCGTATCTGCTCTCGGAAATTATCAAGGTCAACCAGGGCGTTACTTTGCTGCCGATTTCGGTCTGCAGACAGCTCCAGCTGGATTATGTTCAAATCGCCGATTTATCGCCTTCTTACTCGGTCAGTCTGTTCTGGGTAAGAGATAAATGGCTGTCCGATGCAGCCAGCAGCTTTCGCGATTTTATTATTCAGTACTATCGGGACAATCATGACATGTTCAAACTTCCTTAA
- a CDS encoding ketopantoate reductase family protein has product MRVAILGAGSLGTIVGAYLSAGGVNIELIDTYQAHVDALNQTGAKVVGTTEFAAPVKAVIPDHKSGKYDLVLLLTKQLYNDVVLQELLPFLNEDSVVCSLQNGIPEQNVAAIVGEQRVIAGSVEFGATFIEPGVSRLTTEYTQFKNYAFQIGELNGEMTERIQRIQSVLELVGGTHVSDNLVGTKWSKLLINNAFSGLSAALNGEYGDILDHETAITSAVHIADETIKAGHAADVTFAKMGGFDIASLELHSEQDIPGRIQTFRMVMEPSRLLKASMLQDLEKKRKTEIKYINGVVPDIARDKGIPTPFNDLVVQLVQAAEEAQSVPDFDTNIQAFEKLLRMQKVM; this is encoded by the coding sequence ATGAGAGTTGCTATACTGGGAGCAGGCTCCCTCGGAACGATCGTCGGAGCGTATCTGAGCGCCGGCGGTGTAAATATTGAATTGATCGATACGTATCAGGCACATGTAGATGCCCTGAATCAGACAGGTGCCAAAGTAGTCGGCACAACCGAATTCGCAGCTCCTGTCAAAGCGGTGATTCCAGACCATAAATCAGGAAAATATGATCTGGTGCTGCTGTTGACCAAGCAGCTGTATAACGATGTAGTTTTGCAGGAGCTGCTGCCTTTCCTGAATGAAGATAGTGTGGTATGTTCGCTGCAAAACGGAATTCCCGAGCAAAACGTGGCTGCCATCGTTGGCGAGCAGCGCGTTATTGCAGGCTCGGTGGAATTTGGAGCGACCTTTATAGAACCGGGCGTCTCCAGATTGACTACCGAATATACCCAGTTCAAAAATTATGCTTTTCAGATCGGTGAGCTAAATGGTGAAATGACCGAACGGATTCAGCGCATTCAATCTGTGCTGGAACTGGTAGGCGGAACCCATGTTTCTGACAATCTGGTAGGTACCAAATGGTCGAAGCTGCTGATCAACAATGCCTTTAGCGGTCTGTCGGCAGCACTGAACGGAGAGTATGGCGATATTCTGGATCATGAGACAGCGATCACCAGTGCGGTTCATATTGCCGATGAGACGATCAAGGCAGGACATGCGGCCGATGTTACTTTTGCCAAAATGGGAGGATTCGATATCGCTTCCCTGGAACTGCACAGCGAACAAGATATTCCCGGCAGAATTCAAACGTTCCGTATGGTGATGGAACCTTCCCGTCTGCTAAAAGCAAGCATGCTGCAGGATCTGGAAAAGAAACGCAAAACCGAAATCAAGTATATCAATGGAGTTGTGCCGGATATCGCCAGGGACAAAGGCATTCCGACTCCATTCAATGATCTGGTCGTTCAACTGGTTCAGGCAGCAGAAGAAGCGCAGAGTGTGCCTGATTTTGATACCAATATCCAGGCATTCGAAAAGCTGCTGCGTATGCAAAAGGTAATGTAA
- a CDS encoding acetoacetate decarboxylase yields MDMNNIFKNFNTPLTAPAYPVPTYKFVNREYLNIIYRTDEKALREVVPEPLEIVDPLVKFEIMWMPDVSGLGAYTEAGQVIPVRYNGEDGDYVHSMYVDNFPAIASGRELTAYPKKLGAPKLYIDSDTLVGTLDYGSLRVATATMGFKHFEMDKEAARQEICRPTFMVKIATDYAGELRICDLVRTQITDITVKGAWSGPARLQLFEHALAPLADLPVREIVSASHILTDLTLNAAQPVYNYLENK; encoded by the coding sequence ATGGATATGAATAATATTTTCAAAAATTTCAACACTCCATTAACAGCACCGGCTTACCCTGTTCCAACCTACAAATTCGTAAATCGTGAATATCTGAATATTATTTATCGTACTGATGAAAAAGCACTGCGTGAAGTCGTTCCGGAACCGCTGGAAATTGTAGACCCTCTGGTGAAATTCGAAATCATGTGGATGCCGGATGTATCCGGACTGGGTGCTTATACCGAAGCCGGACAGGTGATTCCGGTTCGCTACAACGGCGAAGATGGCGATTATGTCCACTCCATGTATGTAGATAACTTTCCGGCTATAGCCAGCGGACGCGAACTTACCGCCTATCCCAAAAAGCTGGGTGCGCCCAAGCTGTATATCGATTCCGATACGCTGGTCGGCACACTGGACTACGGCAGTCTGCGTGTAGCCACAGCCACAATGGGCTTCAAGCATTTTGAGATGGACAAGGAAGCGGCACGACAGGAAATCTGCCGACCGACCTTTATGGTGAAAATCGCTACCGATTATGCAGGGGAGCTGCGGATATGCGATCTGGTCCGCACCCAGATTACCGATATCACCGTCAAAGGCGCCTGGAGCGGCCCGGCCCGACTGCAATTGTTCGAACACGCACTTGCCCCATTGGCTGATTTGCCGGTAAGGGAGATTGTCTCGGCGTCTCATATCCTGACCGATCTAACCCTGAATGCCGCACAGCCGGTCTATAACTATCTGGAGAATAAATAA